In Vespa crabro chromosome 14, iyVesCrab1.2, whole genome shotgun sequence, the following are encoded in one genomic region:
- the LOC124429126 gene encoding cytochrome P450 4C1-like isoform X1, translating to MKFTAILSVITIVKLLTVDLFYNILQYILCKLHLYNTIKKIPGPKAYPIIGSVHLFLGNNEGITQRFLNIGWNYESLWRIWIGTKLLVIVNNPEYIKKILNNPNITEKSEEYKYFEPFFGNGLFSAPAKIWNPHRKLLNEAFHKNYLNSQMDVIVNHSAVLMEKLETLVGEEIDVCHYVFRCTLDIIYDSLFDTQVNSLIDENCKLEETINCLMDITVQRALKIWLHPNIIFRNTAMGKKFHTCASYLNNVASNIIKEKKEFMLRSIINQELKEENSEQKPRILLDYLFESSHEGRKYSEQDIRDEINTMVIAGSDTSAITISFVLLMLATFPHIQNEVYDELYQIYGLSDPRYVPITHDDIARMKLLERVIKETLRLFPPGLIFARNVTQDIEVEKNLTIPKGSTVGFFIYKTHRNEKYWPQPLVFDPDRFLPGRNSSACFFPFSYGKRNCIGQIFAMLEMKVIITTLIRRFIIKIDQPKAIEEIPIKMDVTIKPVKPIRLKFERRN from the exons ATGAAATTCACTGCAATTTTATCGGTAATTACAATAGTTAAATTATTAACAGTTGACTTATTCtacaatatattacaatatattttatgtaaattacACCTGTATAATACGATCAAGAAGATCCCGGGTCCAAAAGCATACCCTATAATCGGAAGTGTTCATCTGTTTCTTGGCAATAACGAAG gtaTAACACAACGTTTTCTAAATATTGGTTGGAATTATGAATCACTGTGGCGCATATGGATAGGCACTAAATTACTTGTAATTGTAAACAATCCAGAATATATCAAG aagatattaaataatcctAATATTACTGAGAAGAGCGAAGAGTATAAATACTTCGAACCGTTTTTCGGCAATGGATTGTTTTCAGCTCCAG CAAAAATCTGGAATCCTcatcgaaaattattaaatgaagcCTTTCATAAAAACTATCTAAACTCTCAAATGGATGTAATCGTTAATCATTCTGCCgttttaatggaaaaattaGAAACTTTAGTTGGAGAAGAAATAGACGTTTGCCATTACGTCTTTCGTTGTACATTGGACATAATATATG ATAGTCTGTTTGATACACAAGTAAATTCTTTGATCGACGAGAATTGCAAACTAGAGGAAACTATTAATTG TTTGATGGATATAACTGTGCAAAGGGCATTAAAAATATGGTTACAtccgaatataatttttcgtaATACTGCTATGGGGAAGAAATTTCACACATGTGCATCCTACTTGAATAACGTTGCAAGCAAT ataatcaaagaaaaaaaggaattcatGTTAAGAAGCATCATTAATCAGGAACTGAAAGAGGAAAATTCag aacAAAAACCCAGGATCCTTCTAGACTATTTATTCGAGTCATCGcatgaaggaagaaaatattcagAGCAAGATATTAGAGACGAAATCAATACGATGGTTATTGCg ggAAGTGATACTTCAGCTATCACTATTAGCTTTGTCCTTCTAATGCTTGCTACATTTCCGCATATTCAA aatgaagtaTACGACGAACTATACCAAATTTACGGCTTGAGCGATCCGAGATATGTTCCAATAACGCACGACGATATTGCAAGAATGAAACTTTTGGAACGAGTGATCAAAGAAACATTACGTCTATTTCCGCCAGGGCTAATCTTTGCTCGGAATGTTACGCAAGATATAGAGG tggaaaaaaatttgacTATACCGAAAGGAAGTACTGTGGGGTTCTTCATCTATAAAACAcatcgaaatgaaaaatattggcCCCAGCCATTAGTATTCGATCCGGATAGGTTTCTACCGGGTAGGAATAGTTCGGCATGTTTTTTTCCATTTAGCtacggaaaaagaaattgcatag gTCAAATATTCGCTATGCTagaaatgaaagtaataattacTACCTTGATaagaagatttattattaaaatagatcAGCCAAAAGCAATTGAAGAAATTCCGATAAAAATGGATGTTACAATAAAGCCAGTGAAACCTAtaagattaaaatttgaaagaagaaattaa
- the LOC124429126 gene encoding cytochrome P450 4C1-like isoform X2: MKFTAILSIPGPKAYPIIGSVHLFLGNNEGITQRFLNIGWNYESLWRIWIGTKLLVIVNNPEYIKKILNNPNITEKSEEYKYFEPFFGNGLFSAPAKIWNPHRKLLNEAFHKNYLNSQMDVIVNHSAVLMEKLETLVGEEIDVCHYVFRCTLDIIYDSLFDTQVNSLIDENCKLEETINCLMDITVQRALKIWLHPNIIFRNTAMGKKFHTCASYLNNVASNIIKEKKEFMLRSIINQELKEENSEQKPRILLDYLFESSHEGRKYSEQDIRDEINTMVIAGSDTSAITISFVLLMLATFPHIQNEVYDELYQIYGLSDPRYVPITHDDIARMKLLERVIKETLRLFPPGLIFARNVTQDIEVEKNLTIPKGSTVGFFIYKTHRNEKYWPQPLVFDPDRFLPGRNSSACFFPFSYGKRNCIGQIFAMLEMKVIITTLIRRFIIKIDQPKAIEEIPIKMDVTIKPVKPIRLKFERRN, encoded by the exons ATGAAATTCACTGCAATTTTATCG ATCCCGGGTCCAAAAGCATACCCTATAATCGGAAGTGTTCATCTGTTTCTTGGCAATAACGAAG gtaTAACACAACGTTTTCTAAATATTGGTTGGAATTATGAATCACTGTGGCGCATATGGATAGGCACTAAATTACTTGTAATTGTAAACAATCCAGAATATATCAAG aagatattaaataatcctAATATTACTGAGAAGAGCGAAGAGTATAAATACTTCGAACCGTTTTTCGGCAATGGATTGTTTTCAGCTCCAG CAAAAATCTGGAATCCTcatcgaaaattattaaatgaagcCTTTCATAAAAACTATCTAAACTCTCAAATGGATGTAATCGTTAATCATTCTGCCgttttaatggaaaaattaGAAACTTTAGTTGGAGAAGAAATAGACGTTTGCCATTACGTCTTTCGTTGTACATTGGACATAATATATG ATAGTCTGTTTGATACACAAGTAAATTCTTTGATCGACGAGAATTGCAAACTAGAGGAAACTATTAATTG TTTGATGGATATAACTGTGCAAAGGGCATTAAAAATATGGTTACAtccgaatataatttttcgtaATACTGCTATGGGGAAGAAATTTCACACATGTGCATCCTACTTGAATAACGTTGCAAGCAAT ataatcaaagaaaaaaaggaattcatGTTAAGAAGCATCATTAATCAGGAACTGAAAGAGGAAAATTCag aacAAAAACCCAGGATCCTTCTAGACTATTTATTCGAGTCATCGcatgaaggaagaaaatattcagAGCAAGATATTAGAGACGAAATCAATACGATGGTTATTGCg ggAAGTGATACTTCAGCTATCACTATTAGCTTTGTCCTTCTAATGCTTGCTACATTTCCGCATATTCAA aatgaagtaTACGACGAACTATACCAAATTTACGGCTTGAGCGATCCGAGATATGTTCCAATAACGCACGACGATATTGCAAGAATGAAACTTTTGGAACGAGTGATCAAAGAAACATTACGTCTATTTCCGCCAGGGCTAATCTTTGCTCGGAATGTTACGCAAGATATAGAGG tggaaaaaaatttgacTATACCGAAAGGAAGTACTGTGGGGTTCTTCATCTATAAAACAcatcgaaatgaaaaatattggcCCCAGCCATTAGTATTCGATCCGGATAGGTTTCTACCGGGTAGGAATAGTTCGGCATGTTTTTTTCCATTTAGCtacggaaaaagaaattgcatag gTCAAATATTCGCTATGCTagaaatgaaagtaataattacTACCTTGATaagaagatttattattaaaatagatcAGCCAAAAGCAATTGAAGAAATTCCGATAAAAATGGATGTTACAATAAAGCCAGTGAAACCTAtaagattaaaatttgaaagaagaaattaa